A region from the Parasphingopyxis sp. CP4 genome encodes:
- the pth gene encoding aminoacyl-tRNA hydrolase, with protein MQLWVGLGNPGAEHSMQRHNVGFMVADAIAEVHDFDAVRTRFQGWTQEGRLGGEKILLLKPGTYMNKSGQAIGEAMRFYKLTSEDVTVFYDELDLEPFKVKVKRGGGTAGHNGIRSTDAHIGNDFRRVRIGIGHPGDKARVTRHVLGNYAKAEIEPLTDLLGAIAAEAVWLADDDDARFLNEIALRMQD; from the coding sequence ATGCAATTATGGGTGGGCCTTGGAAATCCCGGTGCGGAACACAGTATGCAGCGGCACAATGTCGGCTTCATGGTCGCCGATGCCATTGCCGAAGTGCATGACTTCGATGCCGTGCGCACACGCTTCCAGGGCTGGACGCAGGAAGGCCGGTTGGGCGGTGAGAAGATATTGCTGCTCAAACCCGGCACCTACATGAACAAATCGGGCCAGGCGATTGGCGAAGCGATGCGTTTCTACAAGCTCACATCCGAAGATGTGACGGTCTTTTACGACGAGCTCGATCTTGAACCCTTCAAGGTCAAGGTGAAGCGCGGCGGCGGAACTGCTGGCCATAACGGCATCCGATCTACCGATGCGCATATCGGCAATGATTTTCGCCGCGTCCGCATCGGTATTGGCCATCCCGGCGATAAAGCACGCGTGACCCGCCATGTGCTGGGCAATTATGCAAAAGCCGAAATCGAACCGCTGACGGACCTGTTGGGCGCTATTGCCGCCGAAGCTGTCTGGCTCGCCGATGATGATGACGCGCGGTTCCTCAACGAGATCGCGCTTAGAATGCAGGACTAG
- a CDS encoding GNAT family N-acetyltransferase produces MADIPQIETQRLILRAPAAEDYPVYRDFYADPDASAFYGGPLDAGMAWRRLAADLGHWELRGYGMWSLVERTSGAMVGGCGLVWPESWPRRELTWWIVPDARRRGFAFEASRAIVDFAYGEWSWPLVETHMDDGNEAARRLAEKLGGEIIAREFFPDNQERNVYGLPRSVGD; encoded by the coding sequence TTGGCTGACATCCCACAAATCGAAACTCAGCGCCTCATCCTGCGAGCGCCTGCTGCCGAGGATTATCCGGTCTATCGGGACTTCTATGCCGATCCCGATGCATCAGCCTTTTATGGCGGCCCATTGGACGCTGGCATGGCGTGGCGTCGGCTTGCAGCTGATCTTGGCCATTGGGAGTTACGCGGATACGGCATGTGGTCTCTGGTCGAACGGACGAGCGGTGCCATGGTCGGTGGGTGCGGCTTGGTCTGGCCAGAAAGCTGGCCGCGCCGTGAACTGACCTGGTGGATTGTTCCTGACGCGCGCCGGCGAGGCTTTGCATTCGAAGCGTCCCGCGCCATCGTCGATTTTGCCTATGGCGAGTGGAGCTGGCCACTGGTCGAAACGCATATGGATGATGGCAATGAAGCGGCCCGCCGCCTGGCAGAAAAATTGGGCGGCGAAATCATTGCTCGCGAATTTTTTCCGGATAATCAGGAACGCAACGTATATGGCCTGCCCCGCTCGGTTGGGGATTGA
- a CDS encoding SDR family NAD(P)-dependent oxidoreductase, giving the protein MPPINRRHLLAGTAAVAALSAIPATKEVFAQTATPDLSGKSVLITGTSSGFGRLGALHYARAGAKVIATMRNLPRPEADSLAEEAAAEELDLHIVEIDVLSDDQVTAGVAEAERIAGGGLDMLVNNAGIGITGPIELQDMTATQLMFDTNVFGCQRMARAVLPGMRAKGAGAIFNISSQLGRVIVPGAGQYSPTKFALEAMSEQLAYELVPHGIDVTIIQPGGYPTRIWVNRNRYTGELRDRTAEERLQAYPALVQRMGTEDGSGRSADPLDVPRAIAEIAAMPGGTRPLRRAVHPGRKPQLEINRISAETQVAWLGESGFGPWIRAVHD; this is encoded by the coding sequence ATGCCACCGATCAATCGCCGCCATTTGCTCGCCGGTACCGCAGCCGTCGCTGCCTTATCCGCCATTCCGGCCACCAAAGAGGTTTTCGCGCAGACAGCCACGCCCGACCTCAGCGGTAAATCGGTTCTGATCACCGGTACGTCGTCCGGCTTTGGTCGACTGGGTGCGCTCCATTATGCGCGGGCCGGCGCCAAGGTCATCGCGACGATGCGCAACCTGCCGCGACCCGAAGCGGATTCCCTCGCCGAAGAAGCCGCAGCAGAAGAGCTCGATCTCCACATCGTCGAGATTGATGTCTTGTCGGACGATCAGGTGACCGCGGGTGTTGCCGAAGCGGAACGCATTGCCGGTGGCGGGCTCGATATGCTGGTCAACAATGCCGGGATCGGCATCACCGGCCCGATCGAGCTTCAGGACATGACGGCGACGCAGCTGATGTTCGATACCAACGTCTTTGGCTGCCAACGCATGGCGCGGGCCGTTCTGCCCGGTATGCGCGCAAAGGGCGCGGGCGCAATCTTCAATATCTCCTCGCAGCTCGGTCGCGTTATCGTGCCGGGTGCCGGCCAATATTCGCCGACCAAATTCGCGCTCGAAGCGATGAGCGAGCAGTTGGCCTATGAGCTGGTACCGCACGGCATCGATGTGACGATCATCCAGCCCGGCGGCTATCCCACGCGGATCTGGGTCAACCGCAACCGCTATACCGGGGAGCTGCGCGATCGGACCGCTGAGGAGCGCCTCCAGGCCTATCCTGCGCTCGTCCAACGGATGGGGACAGAAGACGGTTCAGGGCGATCCGCCGACCCGCTGGACGTGCCACGCGCGATTGCCGAGATTGCGGCGATGCCGGGCGGCACGCGTCCGTTGCGCCGTGCTGTCCATCCTGGACGCAAGCCGCAGCTCGAGATCAATCGTATATCGGCCGAAACCCAGGTCGCCTGGCTGGGCGAATCCGGCTTCGGGCCATGGATACGGGCGGTCCACGACTAG
- the ychF gene encoding redox-regulated ATPase YchF: MGFKCGIVGLPNVGKSTLFNALTETQAAQAANYPFCTIEPNVGKVAVPDPRIDQIAEIAGSAQKIETQLEFVDIAGLVRGASQGEGLGNQFLANIREVDAIVHVLRCFEDDDIQHVDNRIDPIADAETVETELLLADLESVEKRVENAKRRATGGDKEAKAIASVLGQALDLLKDGKPARLTEPNDEEEARLLREAQLLTAKPILYVCNVDEGSAADGNAHSAKVFDKAKVEGAQAVVISAAIEAEIITMNAEDRPEFLADLGLEETGLARVIRAGYELLDLITFFTAGPKESRAWTVTRDAKAPQAAGVIHTDFERGFIRAETIAYDDYIACNGETGARDAGKLRQEGKDYTVADGDVMLFKFNV, translated from the coding sequence ATGGGTTTCAAATGCGGAATTGTTGGCCTGCCCAATGTCGGCAAGTCGACGCTTTTCAATGCGCTCACCGAGACACAGGCCGCGCAAGCCGCCAACTATCCATTCTGCACGATCGAGCCCAATGTCGGGAAAGTCGCGGTGCCCGATCCCCGTATCGACCAGATCGCCGAGATTGCCGGATCCGCGCAGAAGATTGAAACGCAGCTTGAATTTGTCGACATTGCCGGCCTCGTGCGCGGCGCATCACAGGGTGAAGGACTGGGCAACCAGTTCCTCGCCAATATTCGCGAGGTGGATGCAATCGTCCATGTGCTGCGCTGTTTCGAGGATGACGATATCCAGCATGTCGATAATCGCATCGATCCGATTGCCGATGCTGAAACCGTTGAGACAGAACTGCTGCTTGCTGATCTGGAATCGGTTGAGAAACGGGTCGAAAATGCGAAGCGGCGCGCAACGGGTGGCGACAAGGAAGCCAAGGCCATTGCGTCGGTCCTCGGCCAGGCGCTCGACCTTCTCAAGGATGGCAAGCCTGCCCGGTTGACCGAACCCAATGACGAGGAAGAAGCACGCCTGTTGCGCGAAGCACAGCTGCTGACGGCCAAGCCGATCCTCTATGTCTGCAATGTCGATGAAGGATCGGCGGCGGACGGCAATGCGCATAGCGCGAAGGTTTTCGACAAGGCCAAGGTCGAAGGCGCACAGGCGGTTGTGATATCGGCGGCGATCGAGGCGGAGATCATCACCATGAACGCTGAAGACCGGCCCGAATTCCTCGCCGATCTCGGGCTTGAGGAAACCGGCCTCGCCCGCGTCATCCGTGCCGGATATGAGCTTTTGGACCTCATCACCTTCTTCACCGCCGGGCCCAAGGAATCGCGGGCATGGACGGTCACGCGGGATGCCAAGGCGCCCCAGGCAGCCGGCGTCATCCACACCGATTTCGAACGCGGTTTCATCCGCGCCGAAACGATCGCCTATGACGATTATATCGCCTGCAATGGCGAAACCGGCGCGCGTGATGCCGGGAAGCTGCGCCAGGAAGGCAAGGATTACACCGTCGCCGATGGTGATGTGATGCTCTTCAAGTTCAACGTCTAG
- a CDS encoding MaoC family dehydratase, with the protein MLYFEDIEVGREASFGHYEVTREEVIEFATKYDPQPFHLDDEAAAQTYFGRLSASGWHSCAMMMRMMADNMKDNDQAGLGSPGLDELRWLKPVYPGDVLRCESEIIDKTPSRSRPEMGSFRSNVKLINQDDVVVMTFVSIGLISRRPDGEQPA; encoded by the coding sequence ATGCTCTATTTCGAAGATATCGAGGTCGGTCGGGAGGCGAGTTTTGGCCACTATGAAGTCACCCGCGAAGAGGTGATCGAGTTTGCGACCAAATATGATCCGCAACCCTTTCATCTCGACGACGAAGCGGCGGCGCAGACCTATTTCGGCCGCCTCTCGGCCAGCGGCTGGCACAGCTGCGCAATGATGATGCGGATGATGGCCGACAATATGAAGGATAATGACCAGGCAGGCCTCGGCTCGCCCGGCCTTGATGAACTGCGCTGGTTGAAGCCTGTATATCCGGGCGATGTGCTGCGCTGCGAATCCGAGATTATCGACAAGACGCCATCGCGGAGCCGCCCGGAGATGGGGTCATTTCGCTCGAACGTGAAGCTGATCAATCAGGATGATGTGGTCGTTATGACCTTTGTCTCGATTGGCCTGATCAGCCGCCGACCGGATGGCGAGCAACCGGCCTAA
- a CDS encoding adenine phosphoribosyltransferase yields MADGADRNGDLKALVRTIPDFPKPGIQFRDITTLLLDPAGFAASVERLAAMADGPIDAIAGIEARGFVFGAALARELNAGLVLVRKRGKLPGKTLSEDYLLEYGSDSLEMHHDAIPQGARILLVDDLLATGGTAMAAVRLLRGAGAVVGQSLFVIDLPDLGGAAKLREAGVSVDSLVEFEGD; encoded by the coding sequence ATGGCCGACGGGGCTGACCGCAACGGCGACCTGAAAGCACTGGTCCGGACGATTCCCGACTTTCCGAAGCCGGGAATCCAGTTTCGCGATATCACGACTTTATTGCTGGACCCGGCGGGCTTTGCCGCGTCGGTTGAGCGGCTGGCCGCCATGGCAGACGGGCCGATCGATGCGATCGCCGGTATCGAAGCGCGCGGCTTTGTGTTTGGTGCGGCGTTGGCGCGCGAACTCAATGCGGGCCTGGTGCTGGTGCGCAAGCGCGGCAAGCTGCCCGGCAAGACGCTGAGCGAGGATTACCTCCTTGAATATGGCAGCGACAGCCTGGAGATGCATCACGATGCAATCCCGCAGGGTGCGCGCATCTTGCTGGTCGATGACCTGCTTGCCACTGGCGGCACCGCAATGGCGGCTGTGCGGCTGTTGCGCGGGGCAGGGGCGGTGGTTGGCCAATCGCTGTTCGTGATCGACCTGCCGGACCTGGGCGGCGCTGCAAAACTGCGCGAAGCGGGCGTGTCGGTGGATTCGCTGGTCGAGTTTGAGGGCGATTAG
- a CDS encoding cytochrome c1, with amino-acid sequence MIRILGFFVGLGFCGVLAYSLVIGAIAFMNEEEAAPTAYDYHHHAQDVSFSSDGPLGTFDRQQLQRGFQVFREVCAACHSLEYVAFRNLTDLGFSEAEVDAIADQWPIQVPSIDPQTGEDTTRPAVASDHFPLVYSNQRAGEAANNNAYPPDLSLMTKARGEGAAYLYSLLVGYEDAPADLPEELQPGTGLYYNSYFANLNLAMPPPLFEGQVSYADGTEASVAQMAHDVTAFLIWTAEPTMEARKSTGWAVLIFLIFATVLAFLSYKNIWRDEKH; translated from the coding sequence TATTCGCTCGTGATTGGCGCAATCGCGTTTATGAACGAGGAAGAAGCTGCGCCGACGGCGTATGACTATCATCACCACGCCCAAGACGTCAGCTTTTCGAGCGACGGCCCGCTGGGGACGTTCGATCGTCAGCAGCTGCAGCGTGGCTTTCAGGTTTTCCGCGAAGTATGCGCGGCCTGCCACAGCCTTGAATATGTCGCGTTCCGCAATCTGACAGATCTTGGCTTCAGCGAAGCCGAAGTCGATGCGATTGCCGATCAATGGCCGATCCAGGTTCCGTCGATCGATCCGCAGACCGGCGAAGATACGACGCGTCCCGCAGTCGCTTCTGATCACTTCCCGCTGGTCTATTCAAACCAGAGGGCTGGCGAGGCAGCAAATAACAATGCCTATCCGCCCGATCTCTCGCTGATGACCAAGGCGCGTGGAGAAGGCGCTGCCTATCTCTATTCGCTGCTCGTTGGTTATGAAGATGCACCGGCGGACCTTCCCGAGGAGCTGCAGCCGGGTACGGGCCTCTACTACAATAGCTATTTCGCGAACCTCAATCTCGCGATGCCGCCGCCCTTGTTCGAGGGTCAGGTTAGCTATGCAGACGGCACCGAAGCTTCGGTTGCGCAGATGGCCCATGACGTGACGGCCTTCCTGATCTGGACAGCCGAACCGACGATGGAAGCGCGCAAGTCCACGGGTTGGGCTGTGCTGATCTTCCTGATCTTCGCAACTGTCCTGGCCTTCCTGTCGTACAAGAATATCTGGCGCGACGAGAAGCACTAG